The genome window aaaatttttttgcCTGActgaaattcaatatattttcttttcaaatcagCATAGGATTTATGATGGTCTAAGGTAGCTTTCAAACTGTCCCATATAACCCTGGCTTTATCCTTTGTCTCGCTAATCAAATTCGTACTTGCAATCTGTCTTTCACTCAACTTGACCAGTATAATGAAGTTCTACATTTATGCCCGTATAAATCTTtgtacggtgccattttaatactcatctagtagctattattataggcaaactcagctaacgacaaatatttctcccaacttcCTTCAAACTTAATAATACAACATCGTATTTGACCGCCTATAAATGATTTATCGTTTATAGAATAAATCTAACACAAAAACTATAATAATTGAGAACGTCGATGTCCGCAAGTGCActggtcaaattgtaatatagttgtACAACGAAATTCCGGAAGTATTCCGAGaattgtacccaagggaggatagagcaaataatgaaaatacttTTTACAATACTAAGTCTAAGCAGTAATAGCTAATTCCTATATTACGATGgatcataaaatagattaagaagattaaaaataaataactaacataaataaaataataataaaagataaacaaatgaattaaaCTGATAAGCcaatcaaaaatattaactcGCTTCAAGGTTTGTAACTAATTTTAGATTGGAGTTCTAGAATAGATTAGTCATCACTTCGAACAATTATTACCTCCCAACTCTAATTAACttaattgattgattgataTTCGCTTATCCTCCAACATCACTTTTTCAACCAGGATAATTTACGATTTACTCGGTTCGATTTCATCTTCTGATCTCGTCTACCCGACGATAACTCATTATAATTGTCAAGCCTAACTGTTTAAGAACAcgaataatagaaaaaaaaatcaatccaaaCACCTGCAAATAATAATACTGagaaaatataaactttttaatttagtaaaaatatttttattatatatataaactgtttgaattttatttaaaaaaaaaaacaaaactttcaCGCCAGATGTGATTAAGTTTGGCCTTGGGATCCCAAAAATCATTCGTCACCCTTAATTTCTCCGcaaacatttcaatttcatatatttttttcttcgaGAGGGGAAAACAGAAAAGAATGTGAGTTAAAACAATGTTAGCGTAAATGAATATTTGAGAGATATGGGCGTCAACCTATGGGGATGTGAGGGTGGTAAGATGGGCGATGTTTCTTCAATGGAGATGTGGTGGCTGATTAACATAAGAGCTACTCTAATTGCTCTTCTTTTTatatccatttttcatttttccaagAAGTTTTATGTTAAATTCCTTACAATATGGACATCTCCTCCTTCTTCTTTATTATCATCTACTCTTCATCTTCCTTCTGCTTCTTCACCCATTTCCAATCAAGATTCTCAATCAAGGTACTTTTTAATGCTTTATCTAATTTGggtttcatttaatttcatgaaaactGGTTTTCTTCCTCACTCAATTACATTCTTTTCCTTGGTGTTGGTTTCTTCATTTTGTTTCAGTTTCTCCATACGTTATTTTCTTCCTgttttattttctgaattttctatttttttgttatttattacttGGGTTTTCCACTACTTAATGATTTCTTTTGCTTCTATATTTGTGGGGTTTCCAGTTTGCCATGTTCTATGTTAGCTCATTCTCAAAGTTTTCAGTTTGGCTTTTTATCAGCCAATTTTAATTTGGGAAGTTTctataatcatttttttatcacaaaaatacatttaatttgctctttttacccctttatattaatttaatatgtttcgAACTTGGCTTGTGTTTGAAATCGTGTAGAACCCTAGAGGTTGTGTCTGATTCagatttgaagtttttaattgataatttggaTGAGAAGCGCAATGAGGACGAAAATTGGGAGAATGTAATCAACAAGAAAAACAACTTTCTATCCTACAAAGCCAAGTGCTGCAAATCGAAGGTTCGTTTCTATGCTTCGTTTGCTTAATCTCAAATGACAATAATGTGAAATAATGATGCTCATTACATCTTGAATACGCAAATCTAACATAGTCATATTTATAGTCTCTCCTTAATGTAGAACTAGGGCCATGTATATTTTAACTTCCCAACTTTGGCTTTCATTAATTTATGATCTTTAGTTTTCgtagaattatttttatttttccctaatgTTTATGTACTTAACTTATTGCTTGAATTATTTGTCAGTTTTGTTTTAAACCAAACAACAtattatatttggaattttCTCAGATGTAAATTAGAAACTGAATGCGTCGTTGTTTGCAGGATAGACCATTGAAATACCTGAGCACAGCCGTTTTTGAGAGTTGCTCCCCGGAGCTTCTGAGGGACTTCTATATGGATAATGATTATAGAAAGCAGTGGGATAAGACCATTCTTGATCATGTGCAACTGCAGGTGTACACAACAAGTGGAGTTGAAATTGGTcgcacattaaaaaaatttccacTTTTAACACCTAGAGAGTATGTATTGGCTTGGAGATTGTGGGAGGGAAAAGATACAACTTTGTACTGTTTCATCAAGGTGACTCTCACTTAAAATTAGTCTTTCATCTCTggtatttattattgcattatcTTATCTCTCTCTTGCTGCTTCATACCATTTGACTTGATTGTTTGGTTAAAATGTTAGAAGTCACTAGAATGGTTCTTGACCTAAAAAATTAAGATCCATAACCGTGCTTGCTCATACTTCCTATGCTATCTATCCGAACAGTAGAATCTAACAACCTGCCTCATATTTGATGTGGAACCTAAGATACAAGAAATCACAAAATCTTGGCTAAGAAAacatgttttttatataaaagtaaaaagatagTTCATCCTACACTACTTCTAATAAACTTGTGACTAGCAATAACAATAAGAAACAGTTTTATCCTATGCCCTCTCTAGTCGACTTCTGACTAGCAACAATGATAATTGGATGACTTTTTACCGCAACCTTAAATAACTCGTACCTAAAATTATGGATAAtgaggaaataaacaaaatgaaactcACCTTTGGAAAGATTTATTAAACTCAAATCACCATTTTATATAATGGTTACCATAGCCAAGTGTTTATAGGCCAAAGTTTAACCTAGTCCAAGTAAATTTAATTAGCTaatgaaacaattaaaaatttagtcaaatgttttattctcttatttaagggttgagggAGGAgtttggataattttaaaattgtatatatatataaaaacttttaaactcctaatatatataaatttcttaataataaaagggtaaactaaACTAGATATCTAGTGTTCTATTTGAACTCGTATCATTCTCTACCAAAAGGATTCATCATTGAATCTTGATTATTGTTTGATTGCAACATATGAGTCTTAACTACTTTTTGACTGCAACTTTTAAGTCTCttggtgatgttttcatgaATGCATATTTTCAAAAGTAATAAACATggactaaaaaaaaaatctattttttcattttttcttcaaaaattattaaagaaaataaaatgaatctaGGATTTAAGAAAATCCCAAATATTCAAgtgaaacaagaaaatatgttattaatttaaaaacaaaacagatATGTTACCTTCATCACATCTAATCAACTTGTAATTAGcaataatgataatttaatgattttatttttctaaacctttaatttaacttattactaGCAATAATGATAATCGATATCTCCCTATTACGCCTTAACTTGTAACTATATTCATAGATAATGAGAGAAATAAACAAGAGAAATCACTTAACCTTGAAAGAATAACTCATGATCAAATTTACTAAACTCAAATCTCCGGTCTTGACGAGATTGAGTATACATAAACTAAAGAATAAGCTACCTAATGaaccaattaaaatttagcttttaaactcgaaatgaaaattaaactcttgaattaaaatttttatttacaatatatttataataattaaatataaaactcttaaataataAAGACCTTAAACTAAGCTAAACATTTCCCGTCCTACTTAAACTTGTATCAATACTTGTCATGCTCGTGTAGTCGCAAGACAATTCGACATCTATATTGCATCTACTGAAAGCACTAGATTTCTCATGTCAATTTAACTGTTGAAAAGATATGAAAGAGCGTGTAAGTGAATCCTGCCTCGTATGTACTAAATAGAATACAACTcaataaatgaattttgatttcatattttaatggcTTAGTTTAAGATTTGGTCCTTAAAGTATActcattttctcattttgatactatttttttttgtttcaattcgATACCTAAAGTAAAAATCACTtctcaatttggtacctaaaataTGCCTCCGTTATATTCTTGAGTCCATTTTTTGACAGATGTTAAAAAAAATCCGATAGTTAATCACAAAGTGCCATGTGGGagctttatttaaaaaaaaatattttcttttattcaatgtatatacacattacaaaaatatgaaaatgaaaataaatatataaaaatcagaaaatatatattatctagaaaatatataaattataaaaactttataaaacaaaatttacaaaaataccataattaaaaagaaatttgttgaaatttataatattattaaaaatgtaaaaaatttaaaattataaaagttgtaaaaaatattttaaaaatttaaaatgaattctTTTTATAAAGTCTATAAtggtatttaaatttcaaggttATTTTGcaattacttgaaatttaaatactttttaaattttataacatttttcattgtttaattgttattttgagttttaaaatttataattatatatatttacaattttctaaatttaactttttaatatattatatatgatttttctcattttaattaatataatatatataatattaaaaaatacgtGATATTTTCTAACAACGCCATGTGGCAGGTCAATGCCTGACCACTATTGGTCAATATTCGATCAACGCTTGGTCAACAACAGTCAATATTGATCAATGGTCGATCAACAACCGATCAAAGTCAAcagtgttttttaatatttaatttttttattttaaataaatctaattgtCACGTGACGTCTTTTTCACCGGTAATAAAAAAGACATGTGGCCTAACAGATTTTTTTAACAGTAATTATAAAATGTACCAAAAGTAGATATACTCAAAGGGAATAAATCGTAAATTAAGcgtattttaatatatgcatatttccTGCTTCCAAGTTCCAATATGCGGTGTAGGTGACGGTTCCTACACGTTTGAAAGTGAAAATGGAAACTGTAAAGCTGATATTAGGGATTAAGGAAAAAATTGGAAGTATCTTTAATATGAAAGAGGTGTACTTATTTGATATGAGAAGTTCGGATgagcaaataataataataacggTGTCCATCCTCAATTACTACATGCTAACGCTCCACTGTTCTGTTTCTTGCACTGCCTAATTTTCTTAAAGCATCCGCCTCTTGCACATATtgtagaaaaataattgaacatGTGTTGGATACTCACCTTGAATTCGGGTAAACGTTGTCCTGTGGCTAATGGTTATAGAATCACCAAGTACATGGAATATTTTTATCTCATTACGCAATCTTTTCAGGAAAGGCCTGTATTAAGTTGAAAAATTATAGTAGAAAATGTGAAGGTTTACTATGAGATTCTCAAATCCTTTGCAATCATTTCTCCAAGAGAAAGAATCATAGTAGAAAATGAGAAGGCTGTTTTGGTCTTCAAATGGGAACCTGAAGCATGGTCCACCCACCCACCCACCCACCTTAAAAGGTAGAGTTCTGGCATAGCTGGGGTTCTAAAACTGGTTCCTGGTTTTTATCCtgttgaagaaaaaagaagaggaatTTTCTCCCCAAATACTTGTGCCGTTTTTAGTATTGGTCCATTTCTATGCTATCTCTTCATGGTTGTTTTTAATTGTTCTCATGATTGACTAGGACTGTGAACATCCATCAGCACCACGACAGAAGAAGTATGTTCGCGTGGAATATTTTAGATCCGGTTGGCAGATCAGGAAAGGCAAGTTTCTTGTATGTTAGTTTTATTAATCTCCATTTTCTGAACCCTTAGAAAGGGACAACAAGAGTTGGCGGTTTTCAATTGCGGCTGTGACATTGCTTAGAAAGCTGTTTTTCTCATAACTGCATTCAGAAGTTGAATAATATGTTCTTGCGAGCTGCCAGGCTCTGTCCCTCTAATTCAAAACTAAGAAAACAAAGGAGGACTAATTGTTGGTTCCTGTTCCTGTTTTTGGACTCTTTTTCGAGTCATGAATGAGTCCTGCCACTTCGTTAAACTAGAGCTCAAGGcattgaaaatatttatctttattctTGTTGAATATTTACAACTAAACTTTAATGTTATTATCGTGTACAGTACCTGGTAGAGATGCTTCTGAGATCAGAATGTTTCACCAAGAAGATGCTGGTCTGAATGTGGAAATGGCAAAACTAGCATTTGCGAAGGGCGCATGGAGTTTTTTGTGTAAGATGGATAATGCACTACGCAATTATTCTTCGATCAACCATCCTCCGTCTACACCATCTGTTTCGGCAGCCACTCTGATTCAGAAGGTCTGCGTTTTTATATTAAACAAAACAGTCCTGTTTATGAAATTTAGATGGATTTATTCAACTTCATTAAAGATGGAACCGATTTATTGCCCTCTAGAAGCATAAACCTTTTTAGCTTGGCTTCCTTCAAGTGAGTTGAAGATTAGTGTTTCTAGGAAACAAATGAGACAGGTTTTCTAATCTGGACCATACTCCATAGCTTTACTTTTAGAAGTTggataaaaatgtatatatcggggatgattttgatttttggtcaCATCGGAGTCTACCATTGAATTTTTGAGCAATGTAGTCTCTATTAGTCTACACAAACAGACTTGTCCTCTAGACTCAGACTATATCTAGTTTTTTCTTgcttagaattttatttttattttaaagtattcGCGTGTGACATCAATCTTTAACATATATCCGGACATGGATATAGAATATGATCTTCTAAAGActttttgaatatataaaaaacatgaaaacattTGAATATACCCTTGTTTGGCACTCACACGCGAATGATATAgatgtatttcttttattactaaaataatttatttaattgaattcatgatatttttaattaaaaatcaaatggtCAACTCAAGAACTTATGATGACTTTGTTGTGTACATATATAGGTTCCACCTGATTTAGATTATAGAACTGACATTACTTCAGCAGTCCCTACATCAGTAGCCTATAATGACGAATCCAGAAAGAAAAAGTTATTAAGAAGACCATCAAAGAAGTTTTTGGCAAAAGCATTGCTTCTTCTTGGGGGTGTGATCTACCTATGTCGTGCGCACTCTGCcctaggtaccaaagttacaatGGCATgcattttaacaaaattgagAAAACGCGATGGTTCGTCGAGACAGAGTAGCCATAGTTGAGGTACCTGCCCTTGTTTCATCCTTGCAACTAGTTTTATTTTGATGGTTTTAATAAGACTTCATAGATTATCGAATTTAAGCTTGAAATTTAACTAGGGAGAGAGAAATAGCCTGTTGAAGGGAACTTTTTGTTCTGTAATTAGTTTTGGAAATGGTCTAAATATAGTCAATCCAATGGAGGTGCCGTTGCAAGCCAAGGCTAATCACTGGATTCGAGTAGGTGTCGTAATTGAAAGTTTTCAAGAGAGCATTTAATAAAACtgttctatattttattaactaagcaactaaatttaaatagagaaaagagtCATAACCTAATTGGGAAAATAAttcccttattctaataaactactaaaagataaaataaaatattcttagaatatctcaaatgatttattataagatttatctacctaaataactttaaaatatatcccAAAATATATGAGTTTCACATATTTTAACACTCTCCATCAAGTTGgtgcatatatatgaatcaTGCCCAACTTGcttacaagaaaatcaaagcttGCCTTAGAGAGCCCTTTGATGAGTATGTCAGCAATCTGTTGTTTTGAAGGAACAAACGGCATGCACACTTGgccttcttcaatcttctccttGATAAAGTGTCTATCAATCTCAACATGTTTAGTTCTGTCATGCTGGACTGGGTTGTGAGCAATACTAATGGCAGCTTTCCTATCACAGTACAACTTTATTGGTGAAGTTATTGGTTTTCTCAGCTCtttcataattctttttaaccatatcatttcacaaattccttGAGCCAGTGATCTAAACTCAACTTCTGTACTACCTCTTGttacaacattttattttttactttgccAGGTCACAAGGTTTCCCCAAACAAATGTACAGTATCCTGATGTAGATCTTCTATCTATTATTAAGCATGCCCAGTCTGCATCCGTATAAGCTTCAATTCCTCTTTGTTCggatttcttgaagaataagCCTTTTTTAGGTAAACTCTTCAAGTATCTCAGAATCCGAAACACTGCTTCTTCATGTTCCTCCATTAGGGAGTGCAATTTTACATTTGGATCAATTGGTGTGTCAGCTGGGTGACAACCACTCATCCCAGTCTCTTTTAAAAGATCAATTACATATTTTTTCTAAGAGACCACAAGACCCTTATTTGATCGAGCAACTTCCATTCCAAGAAAGTATTTCAAAGGACCCAAGTCTTTGATCTCAAACTCCAATGCTAGATGCTCTTTGAGATGCCTTATTTCATCTACATCAACTCCTGTAAGAGTggtatcatcgacataaactataataattGTTATTCTACCTCTTTGTGAGTGTCGATAGAACATTGTGTGATCAACTTGCCCTTGTGAGTAACCTTGTTTTTTAACAACTTGTGAGTAACCTTGTGAGTAACCATTCAAACCAAGCTCGAGGAGACTACTTTAGACCATACAAAGATTTCCTGAGCTTACATACTCGAgttctaaatttttcttcaaaacctGAAGGAGGATCCATGCAaacttcttcttcaagtttccCATTTAGGAAAGCATTCTTCACATCTAGCTGCTGTAAGGACCAATCAAGATTAGCAGCAATTGATAAAAGAActctaacataatttaatttggctACTGGAGCAAATGTTTCAAGATAATCTATCCCGTATGTTTGAGTGTACCCTTTAGCCACCAGTCTAGCTTTGTATCTATCTAAAGATCCATctggtttgaatttggttgtgaACACCCATTTACAGCCCACAGCTTTCTTCCCTACAGGTAATTTTACTGTTTCCCATGTACCTATTTTTTCAAGAGCACGCATGTCCTCTAAAATAGCCTCATTCCACTTAGGAACTTGTAAAACATCTTTCACATTTTTGGATGTTTCACAGTATCAAGACACGGAACAAAGGTTGAGAATGTCAAAGACAAGGCTTTATAGGACACAAAGTTAGACATGGGATATTTGACAACATTTCTAACACCTTTTCCTTTAGTAATtggaatatataaataaaaaaattcattggttGGATTATGAGCTTTACTTGGACTTTTGACAAGATCTTGTGGGTCAGATTCTTGGTGATGAATCTGGTGGATTCCACTTTCTTGATTTCGATTTCTTTTTGAGTAAACAATTAAATcctttgtttattatttattctcatGATCAGACTCTACACCTTCATACTCCTTTTCATTAAcaacattaacatcattaatttctatgttaatcataaattgttgtgttaatcataaaaaggatTATTGGATGAGTTAGGAAGATAAGAATTCATCCGAAATTGTGGTGATTGAAAAAGCTTGTGTAGATTCTCTAGTTGTTCCTTAGTGAATAGAGACCCTTCTAGAGAACTTTGGCCCTCATATTTTTCATTAGTTGTTTCAACAGTAAAACTTTCTTCCTCTATTTGATTGCTGGATCTCTTATCTCCAACGAAGGCTGTTTTAACCATGATGCTACTAGAGATAActtagctctgataccatgaAAGTTTTTAGGAGAgaatttaaatagagaaaagagtCATAACCTAATTGGGAAAATAATtccattattctaataaaatactaaaagataaaataaaatattcttataatatctcaaatgatttattctaatatttatctacctaaataactttaaaatatatcccAAAATATATGGGTTTCACATATTTCAACAGTAATGTGTCACATATTATaacttgaaatatatatatttcatgtatttggaaTATTATATCCATGTTTGGATAGTATGTTCGATACGTGCTCGCAATAATCCGATAGTTCGATACGTGCTCGCAATAATCCGATAGTTCCCAAGTAAAACATTAGACATTTCATCTGAAGAGGATGAAACAAAAGTCAATTTTAGTGGGATGATTTAGAGTTAATGGATTATGTTTAAGTTATCTTTCGGTTAAAGaaaatttggttattttattccgtaaattcaaattgaattaatgttaatttaagtttgatttaaattagatttattaGGGTTTGAAATATGATTAGTTTAGTTTggatttctaattattttagatttaatttatttttatctcatgGGTCATTCGTGTTAATTTGTTGACACATTTATCTTCAATcatatagaatttaattttttcatgatATAAATTTATGTCAAATCTACGACCAAATGgtcaacaaaattaattttgctCATGATAAATGACttttactaaataatttaatttttctttttatgtttcatgtattaaattaaattattattaattatttatactaaaattcCATACCATTGTACTCCATTTGTAATAAATTGTTAAGGGTGGTAATTTTCTCGAACTACAACGAGGAGAACATCCATATACAATTGCGAGAAATGATGGGATTCCTAGATGGAGGAGATGATGAATGGAGTTACTGTTAAGGAAGGAAGAGAAGTTGAGGTTACCTTGGGACATAGTATTGGTTGAGGCCATGAGGGGGCGTTGAAGGACTATGTAATTGGTTTATGGATTTCTTGAACTTCTCTTGACCTTTTAGAGGTATAACTCCGAGGTTAATTGGAGATAAGTCGATGGAGACCTTAAGAGGGTGGTGTTCTTGTTATTGAGAGAGCTACAAGGGGGACCCTAAGTTGACCTGTGATCTATTTAAGGGGGAAAGAACTGTTGGTATCCATAGTATCACATGAAGGGCTTCTTATGGTAAGGAACCTTGAGAGTGTTTAGGGCGTGAGGGTGGACGGTCAATACGAATCCGTCAAACTCCTCTAAGATGAAGGAACTTAGGTATATTTTCTCAAAGTTTTATGGTAAAGAGAAACCCTAGAGGATGATAGAGGTTTCAAATTGTGTTGGAAACAAAAAGAGTCCATTccaattaagaaataattatattcGTAGATCATGAGTGAGATCTAGCAAGCCTTCATGATTAGCAACTTTTGAaagagttaaaaataattttcaataaaaccttTCAGTGTAGGGTActtatgtgtaatttgatcCATCTGTTAAAATATCTCGGTTAAGCTAAAAGGCATGCCACAAAGTGTACCTTTGTTTATCCCTGTTAGTCTTGCAACTCCTTCAATTAACCTAGACCAATTGCCTTGGCCAATAACTTATGATTAATATGAGTCAAGAGTATATAGGATATGTTCCCTCATAGTACTTTGGGTGATGAGTCCTCTCTAGACTAGTCCACCACCTTAATATGCCTTTCATACCTAAAGCAACCTACCTTAAGCTTTAATCAATATGGACCCGTTTTGTGATAAATCAAAGTATTACTCAGCAAATAAGATGTGTTAGTGTCAAAAGTCTATGGATTATTTACACCACAAACATGTTCAAGTATTTTCATAGACACTTTAGTGAAATACTACATGAAACTCTTATAAAGGGTCATGTTCAATGTATTTGTTCTTATAATGAGTACTCATATTTTATCCTAAAGTCTATACTTCAACTTATGAGATCAGTCGTGTGCATCTCGTGTATGAAGGCTTAACATGTGTCAATCTATGAGCATTATTGATGTCTTGACTTGGTAATATGATGCCGAGGAAAAATCTAGGAAGAacaaatttaatgcatatggaTCTCATAATTGTATCTATTTACAATTCCAACTTCTAACTTTGTTTTATCACTAAAGTCACCTCAAAAAATCACTTTCTAAACTTATTTCCATGGTCATCTTCTTCATCCAagattatttcaaataaatatggAATACTTCATAAATACAcaattaataatcaaatcaattcataatCACCAAATACAACATTTCTTATGCCTTATATGAGCTTACGTATACTTCGGTATCACCCAGAATTTAACTAGGGCTAGTTTACAACATTTACAAACTTTACacatcaatcatatcataaataaatcattaaaataatcacttttgttaTAAGCAAtcaaatattatgatatataattAGATTCGAGTCTTagttgagcttatgaaagctcttttaTAGACCCGTGCATGAATAAGGACTAAATGGTAAcattttcaaaagttaaagataataatgtaaaataggggtcacacggccgtgtgtctaggctgtgtaactctttgaAGCCGTGTGGACCAGAATGTAATATTTCTTCAAAAGTCACACAACCGTGTAGTTGGGTCATGTAACAAATTGAGATCGTGTGATACAAATACTTTCTAAGTACCAGCAAACACACGATCGTATCACTTGTTCGTGTGatacacacggccatgtgttaGCTCGTGTGGTGCAACAATGTCTCTTTTTGTGCAAATtactaaaaccaaaatttcaaataagcCAAACATATACATTTATCAACTTTTTGACTTGTCTAaaacatatcatataacaaACCCTAAccaactaaccaatatgtctGAATGGCACCATTCCACAACAAGGTTATGTAAGCATTATCAACCATTCAagttaattcatataattttataccatatatatcaaacatcctaaacttaacaaaatacaaGGGACTCTACAAGACACATGTTCTATTACATACTATCACAATTCACATCCCATCATTTCACATTCCTCGTCAATACATCAATTATCATgtaatataacataatttaactcaatttgaagTTAATTTCATACTTCTATCAAATTATACTATTTCCaattttattcgatttagtcctttaccTTAATACTCAAGCATATTCACACCAACTCAATACAATTAATCTCACATATCTTACCTCCATACCTTACCAAATAGCACAAcagaaatatgcaaaaattaaaatgagtTGAGGTAtagaaataaaaacagaaaGCTTGCATCACTCGTTGTCGATTTCcacctttcctttcctttccgaTGATCCTACATCATTTTTAgctacaaataataatttagtaatggtATGACATCAAATTCTATACAAATCACATTTAGTTACAAGGTCTTACATATTTTTCGAATTATTC of Gossypium raimondii isolate GPD5lz chromosome 3, ASM2569854v1, whole genome shotgun sequence contains these proteins:
- the LOC105793912 gene encoding uncharacterized protein LOC105793912, with the translated sequence MGVNLWGCEGGKMGDVSSMEMWWLINIRATLIALLFISIFHFSKKFYVKFLTIWTSPPSSLLSSTLHLPSASSPISNQDSQSRTLEVVSDSDLKFLIDNLDEKRNEDENWENVINKKNNFLSYKAKCCKSKDRPLKYLSTAVFESCSPELLRDFYMDNDYRKQWDKTILDHVQLQVYTTSGVEIGRTLKKFPLLTPREYVLAWRLWEGKDTTLYCFIKDCEHPSAPRQKKYVRVEYFRSGWQIRKVPGRDASEIRMFHQEDAGLNVEMAKLAFAKGAWSFLCKMDNALRNYSSINHPPSTPSVSAATLIQKVPPDLDYRTDITSAVPTSVAYNDESRKKKLLRRPSKKFLAKALLLLGGVIYLCRAHSALGTKVTMACILTKLRKRDGSSRQSSHS